The Changchengzhania lutea genomic sequence TTAAGATCTTCGATACAGCCAACCACTTAAATAATTTAATTAATCAGGTAGACTTACCCGATTTGAATTTATCCGACATAGGATTTGAAACGTCTGATCAAAAAGTTGCTAGCTATACCGTAACACCATCACTTATTCAACACTATGAAAGCACCCGAAATTTTCCTGCGAAAGATACGACATCTCGATTAGGACCACATTTGCGTTTTGGCACGGTCAGCATCAGGAAGATCGTAAACAAGTCCATTGCTGAGAATAATGAGATTTTTTGGCAGGAATTGATTTGGCGTGAATTTTTCACTCAAATCCTATGGCATTTTCCACATACTGAAACCAAAAGCTTTAAACCGCAATACGACCGTATTGAATGGCGAAATAATGAAATAGAATTCAAAGCTTGGTGCAATGGAGAAACGGGGTACCCTTTGGTCGATGCGGGAATGCGGCAATTAAATGAAACTGGTTTTATGCACAACAGGGTTAGAATGCTAGTAGGGAGTTTTTTATGCAAGCATTTACTTATCGATTGGCGCTGGGGAGAATCTTATTTTGCCGAGAAACTCCACGATTACGATATGGCCAGTAACGTAGGGAACTGGCAATGGGTGGCAGGCTCTGGGGTAGATGCCTCTCCTTATTTCAGGATTTTCAATCCCATGACACAAATTGAAAAGTTCGATAAACAACTTAATTATATTAAAACTTGGGCACCCGATTTTCAAGAGCTTACCTACCCTAGACCTATTGTGGAACATAAATTTGCTAGAGAACGTGCTTTACAGGTTTATAAAGAGGCTTTGAACTAATATTTCTAAACTTCATTGATTAATCATTTTACAAAAAAAATTTCGCTTATTGATTTAATAATACGCTTCGGTTATACATCAACACCTCAATTTCAACTATAAATCAATCTTCTATATAGAAATCAATCCATAGTTTTTATATGATAAAAGTCACCTAATAAAGTCTATTAATTTAATACTTTTAAGCGTATTTGAAATTTTGATGATTTAACTCTAAGCCAGATGACCGATTTACAAATTGCTAAAACCATTACCCTAAAACCTATTACAACTATAGCTGAAAAATTGGGTATCCAACCAGAACAAATTGAAATGTATGGCAAATACAAGGCTAAATTACCATTAAAAGCCATAAACAAAAAGGTGGCCGATAATAGTAATTTGATTCTAGTTTCGGCCATTTCGCCCACACCTGCAGGTGAAGGAAAAACAACCATGTCCATCGGTTTGTCTGAAGGTTTAAATAGATTGAATAAAAAGGCAACCGTAGTATTGAGAGAGCCATCCTTAGGGCCTGTTTTTGGAATTAAAGGTGGTGCTACTGGTGGTGGATACTCCCAGGTACTGCCTATGGAAGATATCAATCTGCATTTTACTGGCGACTTTTCCGCAATTGAAAAAGCGCATAATTTATTAGCCGCAATTATTGATAATAATATTCAAAGCAAGACCAACTCGCTACGCATAGACTCCAGAACGATAAGCTGGAAACGCGTGGTCGATATGAACGATCGTGCCTTAAGACGCGTTATCGTAGGTTTAGGTGGTACCACATCGGGTGTCCCAAGAGAAACTGGTTTTGATATTACAGCAGCTTCAGAAATTATGGCTATTCTGTGTTTAGCTGAAAACTTGATAGACCTAAAAACACGTTTGGGTAACATTTTTGTAGGTTATACCTATGACAAAAAACCCATTTACGCTAAAGATTTAAAAGCGGAAGGCGCCATGGCCGTGTTACTAAAGGACGCCATAAAACCTAATTTGGTGCAGACTATTGAAAGCAACCCTGCCATCATTCATGGCGGCCCATTTGCAAATATTGCCCAAGGCACTAATTCTGTTATTGCTACCCTAATGGGGATGTCGCATTCTGAGTATACCGTTACGGAAGCTGGTTTTGGATTTGATTTGGGTGCGGAGAAGTTCTTTGATATTAAATGTCAAAGTGCTGGACTTAAACCCAAAGCGGTCGTACTAACCACAACCATTCGCGCCTTAAAATACCATGGTGGTGCCGATTTAAAAGCACTTACTACAGAAAACTTAGACGCCTTAAAAAAAGGACTTCCCAATTTGGAAAAGCATCTTGAAAACATCTCTAAGTTTAAAGTGGTATCCATTATTGCTATTAATAAATTTACAACTGATACGGACGCTGAAATCAAGCTCATTACAGAGTTTGCCGAATCAAAAGGTGTACGCGTGGCTTTAGCAGATGTTTGGGGCAAGGGCGGTGAAGGTGCTCTTGATTTAGCAAAATCAGTTATAGATGCTGTGGAATCCAATACGTCTAACTTCACACCTTTATACAATTGGAACGCTAGTGTAACAGATAAAATTGAAACCATCTGTACCGAAATTTATGGTGCGGAATACGTCGATTACACCTCTAAAGCCAAAACTCATTTAAATAAAATAAACCATTTAGGATTAGATCATCTACCCATTTGTATTGCAAAGACCCAAAAATCACTTTCAGATAATCCGAAGCTGTTAGGTCGCCCAAAGGATTTT encodes the following:
- a CDS encoding cryptochrome/photolyase family protein — protein: MKQPINIFWFRRDLRLDDNVGFYEALNGNLPVLPIFIFDSDILQKLPKTDARVTFIYQTLQKLRSTLQNKHSSSIGLYYGKPLDIHKQLVDSYDINTVYTNHDYEPYATKRDTEIGHFLSQNAIPFQTYKDQVIFEKDEIVKKDGTPYMVYTPYMKLWKQTFRSQKLKIFDTANHLNNLINQVDLPDLNLSDIGFETSDQKVASYTVTPSLIQHYESTRNFPAKDTTSRLGPHLRFGTVSIRKIVNKSIAENNEIFWQELIWREFFTQILWHFPHTETKSFKPQYDRIEWRNNEIEFKAWCNGETGYPLVDAGMRQLNETGFMHNRVRMLVGSFLCKHLLIDWRWGESYFAEKLHDYDMASNVGNWQWVAGSGVDASPYFRIFNPMTQIEKFDKQLNYIKTWAPDFQELTYPRPIVEHKFARERALQVYKEALN
- a CDS encoding formate--tetrahydrofolate ligase — encoded protein: MTDLQIAKTITLKPITTIAEKLGIQPEQIEMYGKYKAKLPLKAINKKVADNSNLILVSAISPTPAGEGKTTMSIGLSEGLNRLNKKATVVLREPSLGPVFGIKGGATGGGYSQVLPMEDINLHFTGDFSAIEKAHNLLAAIIDNNIQSKTNSLRIDSRTISWKRVVDMNDRALRRVIVGLGGTTSGVPRETGFDITAASEIMAILCLAENLIDLKTRLGNIFVGYTYDKKPIYAKDLKAEGAMAVLLKDAIKPNLVQTIESNPAIIHGGPFANIAQGTNSVIATLMGMSHSEYTVTEAGFGFDLGAEKFFDIKCQSAGLKPKAVVLTTTIRALKYHGGADLKALTTENLDALKKGLPNLEKHLENISKFKVVSIIAINKFTTDTDAEIKLITEFAESKGVRVALADVWGKGGEGALDLAKSVIDAVESNTSNFTPLYNWNASVTDKIETICTEIYGAEYVDYTSKAKTHLNKINHLGLDHLPICIAKTQKSLSDNPKLLGRPKDFIITVREIEIASGAGFLIPITGDIMRMPGLPAHPASEGIDINDDGEITGLF